In Diabrotica undecimpunctata isolate CICGRU chromosome 4, icDiaUnde3, whole genome shotgun sequence, a single genomic region encodes these proteins:
- the LOC140439517 gene encoding carbonyl reductase [NADPH] 1-like yields the protein MSLQKVAVVTGGNKGIGYAIVKGLCERFNGVVYLTARDVNRGKLAVAQLEKENNLKPVFHQLDINDQNSVDSFRDFIKKEHGGLDLLINNAAIAFKSDSTDPVAVQARETVRVNYFGTLRVCEALFPLLRNNAKVVNLSSSAGHLFRIPSEALRQEFSKGDLTVPELTNIMERFVKSAENNKTVEEGWGSSTYVVSKVGVSALTNIQQRLFDEEKPNRNISINSVHPGYVKTDMTSQKGVLSIEDGAKSTLFAALDANLKGKYIWQDCKVVDWYTDSVPRN from the exons GTTACAGGTGGAAATAAAGGCATTGGATATGCCATTGTCAAAGGTCTTTGTGAAAGATTTAATGGCGTTGTGTATCTTACTGCTAGAGATGTCAATAGAGGGAAATTAGCTGTAGCTCAGttggaaaaagaaaacaatttaaaaCCTGTGTTTCATCAGTTGGATATCAATGACCAAAACAGTGTTGATTCATTTAGAGATTTTATAAAAAAGGAGCATGGAGGTTTAGATTTGTTGATTAATAATGCTGCCATTGCATTTAAG tcTGATTCAACCGATCCAGTGGCTGTGCAAGCAAGAGAAACTGTAAGAGTAAATTATTTTGGAACACTAAGAGTTTGTGAAGCTCTGTTTCCTTTACTGAGAAACAATGCAAAAGTAGTAAATTTATCTAGTTCAGCAGGACATTTATTTAGGATCCCGTCTGAAGCTCTTAGGCAAGAATTTTCAAAAGGGGATTTGACAGTACCTGAACTTACTAATATAATGGAAAGATTTGTAAA atcaGCTGAAAACAATAAGACGGTGGAAGAAGGTTGGGGAAGTTCTACATATGTAGTTTCAAAGGTTGGCGTATCGGCATTAACAAACATTCAACAGCGATTATTTGATGAAGAAAAGCCGAATCGTAACATCTCCATCAATTCAGTTCATCCCGGATATGTAAAAACAGATATGACGTCTCAAAAAGGAGTTTTGTCTATTGAAGATGGAGCAAAAAGTACGTTGTTTGCAGCATTGGATGCTAACTTAAAAGGAAAATATATTTGGCAGGATTGTAAAGTCGTTGATTGGTATACTGATAGTGTACCACgaaattaa